A stretch of Paraburkholderia phenazinium DNA encodes these proteins:
- a CDS encoding xanthine dehydrogenase family protein molybdopterin-binding subunit, which translates to MLTRRTFLIGGLGVAGALVVGWSALPLRQRLAGSAPLPVQGAQVPLNGWVKVSSDNSVTVMMCKAEMGQGIYTGAAMLLADEMDADWARVKVEQSPIDKIYNNLDNIIGDLPFRPDDHGVFEELTVWMLRKASRDFFGTMITGGSTSINDLWQPMREAGASARMMLCGAAAEQWHVPAGECRAENSRVLHPSGRSASFGELAELAGQQSLQTHVVLKTPAQFRLIGKPVKRIDGPSKLDGSAKFGIDALPDGLLYASVLMCPTLGGTLKDCDDSVARALPGVVKVLKVDAYNGGTGGVAVIAENVFIAMYALDAVAALGIEWNHGAAAEVSDSDVVRSLTDALEHSEGHAYYSRGDVDGALKTAARVVSAEYRAPYLAHAPLEPMNCTVQVTADGAKVWVSTQVPALVRKQVAKVLHMDTDKVEVQVLLLGGGFGRRLEVDYVSQAAAIASEADGRPVQTIWSRPQDMTHDFYRPACVSRFKAGLNRAGELVAWRNLSASQSAVVASLKRNYGIPDPLRDRTTVEGAFDQPYEWPNLRVAQTTVDLPVPVGFWRSVGHSHQAFFVESFMDELAAAAGKDPVEFRAALLEHHPRHLAVLRRAAVLSNWGRPLARTSDGAACARGIALHEAFGSIVAQVAEVSIGANKTVCVRRVVCVLDCGTPVNPNLICQQVESGIVFGLSAALYEAITIDHGQVQQQYYSDFPIVHMDDCPVIDTEIMSSEAEPQGVGEIATPPVAAAVANAIFALTGQRLRTLPLQLA; encoded by the coding sequence ATGCTAACGCGCAGAACCTTCCTGATCGGTGGTCTCGGCGTCGCCGGCGCCCTGGTCGTGGGGTGGTCGGCGTTGCCGCTGCGCCAGCGTCTGGCAGGCTCCGCGCCATTGCCGGTACAGGGCGCGCAGGTGCCGCTCAACGGCTGGGTCAAGGTTTCGTCGGACAACAGCGTGACAGTGATGATGTGCAAAGCGGAAATGGGCCAGGGCATCTATACCGGAGCGGCCATGCTGCTCGCAGACGAGATGGATGCCGATTGGGCGCGGGTGAAGGTCGAGCAGTCGCCGATCGACAAGATCTACAACAATCTGGATAACATCATTGGCGATCTTCCGTTTCGCCCCGACGATCACGGTGTCTTCGAAGAGTTGACCGTCTGGATGTTACGCAAGGCTTCGCGTGATTTCTTCGGCACGATGATCACGGGCGGCTCCACGAGCATCAACGACCTGTGGCAGCCGATGCGCGAAGCCGGCGCAAGCGCGCGCATGATGTTGTGCGGCGCGGCAGCCGAACAATGGCACGTACCGGCGGGCGAATGCCGCGCCGAGAACAGCCGCGTGCTGCATCCGTCGGGACGTTCGGCAAGTTTCGGCGAGTTGGCCGAACTCGCGGGCCAGCAATCGCTGCAGACGCACGTCGTGCTGAAGACACCAGCGCAGTTCAGGCTGATCGGCAAACCGGTCAAGCGTATCGATGGGCCGTCCAAGCTCGATGGGAGTGCGAAGTTCGGTATCGACGCGTTGCCGGACGGGTTGTTGTACGCGAGCGTGCTGATGTGTCCGACACTGGGAGGAACGCTCAAGGATTGCGACGACTCGGTGGCCCGCGCTTTACCAGGTGTCGTCAAGGTGCTGAAGGTCGATGCCTATAACGGCGGCACCGGCGGTGTAGCGGTGATTGCGGAGAATGTCTTCATTGCGATGTACGCGCTCGATGCCGTTGCCGCCTTGGGGATTGAATGGAACCATGGTGCAGCGGCCGAAGTTTCGGATTCCGACGTGGTTCGCAGCCTCACGGATGCCCTGGAGCATTCGGAAGGGCATGCTTACTATAGCCGGGGCGATGTCGACGGCGCCCTGAAAACAGCTGCCCGGGTGGTGAGCGCCGAATACCGTGCGCCGTATCTCGCGCACGCGCCTCTTGAACCCATGAACTGCACGGTACAGGTCACGGCCGACGGCGCCAAAGTCTGGGTCTCCACTCAGGTCCCGGCACTCGTGCGGAAGCAGGTGGCGAAGGTGTTGCACATGGATACCGACAAGGTGGAGGTGCAGGTGTTACTCCTCGGTGGAGGGTTCGGCAGGCGCCTGGAAGTGGACTACGTATCGCAGGCGGCCGCCATCGCGAGTGAGGCTGACGGCAGGCCGGTGCAGACGATCTGGAGCCGTCCGCAAGACATGACGCACGACTTCTACAGACCCGCCTGCGTGTCCCGCTTCAAGGCCGGGCTGAATCGCGCAGGCGAGCTGGTGGCGTGGCGCAACCTGTCGGCCAGCCAGTCGGCCGTTGTTGCATCGCTCAAGCGCAACTATGGTATCCCCGACCCGCTGCGCGATCGCACCACGGTGGAGGGCGCGTTCGACCAACCCTACGAGTGGCCCAATCTGCGGGTTGCGCAAACCACGGTCGACCTGCCGGTTCCGGTCGGGTTCTGGCGTTCGGTAGGGCATTCGCATCAGGCATTTTTTGTCGAGAGCTTCATGGACGAACTGGCCGCGGCCGCAGGCAAGGATCCGGTGGAGTTCCGGGCGGCTTTGCTCGAGCATCATCCACGGCATCTTGCGGTGTTGCGGCGTGCCGCTGTGCTTTCGAACTGGGGGCGTCCGCTTGCGCGAACCTCTGACGGCGCTGCCTGCGCGCGCGGCATTGCGCTGCACGAGGCGTTTGGCAGCATCGTCGCGCAGGTGGCGGAGGTGTCGATCGGCGCGAACAAAACCGTGTGTGTGCGGCGGGTGGTCTGTGTGCTCGATTGCGGTACGCCCGTGAACCCGAACCTGATATGCCAGCAGGTGGAAAGCGGCATCGTGTTCGGCCTGTCGGCGGCATTGTACGAAGCCATCACGATCGACCACGGGCAGGTGCAGCAGCAGTACTACAGCGACTTCCCAATCGTGCATATGGACGACTGCCCCGTCATCGACACCGAGATCATGTCGAGTGAAGCCGAGCCTCAAGGCGTGGGCGAAATTGCCACGCCACCCGTAGCGGCGGCCGTGGCCAATGCGATTTTTGCGCTGACTGGTCAGCGCCTGCGCACGCTGCCATTGCAACTCGCGTAA
- a CDS encoding (2Fe-2S)-binding protein: protein MLTLDINGKKVMVKSDPATPLLWVLRCELGMTGTKFGCGIGVCGACTVHLDGAAQVSCQAVISTLGNSRITTIEGLGGAEAVALKAAWSNIDVVQCGYCQSAQLMAASALLKQKPTPSDKDINDAMSNVVCRCGTYPRIRAAIHEAARKKTG from the coding sequence ATGCTAACGCTCGACATCAACGGCAAGAAGGTGATGGTGAAATCGGATCCGGCTACACCGCTGCTTTGGGTGCTGCGGTGCGAACTCGGTATGACGGGCACCAAGTTCGGCTGCGGGATTGGTGTGTGCGGAGCCTGCACGGTCCATCTGGATGGTGCGGCCCAGGTGTCGTGCCAGGCTGTCATCTCCACGCTGGGCAACAGCAGAATCACCACGATAGAAGGACTCGGAGGCGCCGAGGCCGTCGCGCTCAAGGCCGCGTGGAGCAACATCGACGTGGTGCAATGCGGTTATTGCCAGAGCGCGCAACTGATGGCGGCCTCGGCACTTCTGAAGCAGAAGCCAACGCCGAGCGACAAGGACATCAACGACGCGATGTCGAACGTGGTGTGCCGTTGCGGCACCTATCCGCGTATCCGGGCGGCCATTCACGAGGCCGCTCGAAAGAAGACCGGGTAA